The Rhododendron vialii isolate Sample 1 chromosome 1a, ASM3025357v1 region TTGTACTCTTCAGAAACCTCTGCCAACCTATCCACTAAAATCTCTCTTATTAGGGTTCACGTCCTTCTAGACCGTCTCAGTGTAATCTGGCAATGGTCTCcccttctcctttttttttcccctcagcTCATCTTCTCCTGAATCTAAATAAAACAACACTCTAATTGGTCCATACCACAAAAGCGTAATGGATTCCTTTTTATCAAATTCAACTATAAGCCCATTAAGGGGGcattccgctttctttttaaacttttttttttcaaaaatgaggtaatttcaagctcaaatataatgaaaatggaaaataattttttaattttttttgcaccgtttaaaaattttcaatgaaatctatcaaacaaaatccatattggtagaaaaattatttgcataaatacataatttttgagcttgaaattactttcttttctaaaagttccttTTTCTAGAAACCGAAACACCCCCTAATTTAGATAAAAAGAGCTAGTATTAGACTAAACAATTCCAGACTAACTCATTATTACGTAAGTTTGAAAACAAAGCAATACCCATTTCCCAGAAAGATgatctgtttgtttgtttggaacttgtggaaaatGAGGGAAGAGAATGAAAAATActaattaagaaggaaaattgGAAGAAATTGAGGAGGAAAGTTATACTCCTACTACTACTATTCTTCCGATCACTATTTTAActattttctctcctccctctccaacCATACAAAGGAAGTggaaatatttaaatattctcTTCCTTTCCACGTGtttcaaacaaagcattaaaagagttttttttttttttttttttttttggggggggggggggggggggggggggggtccaCAAGTGTGCTCTTCCGAAGTTTAGAGGTATGTTGTTCAACTATTTCAAAGTACAAGGCTGTGAACGTAATTTACACCACAAACTATAAATACAGCTGGTTTTGTAGACCCATTCCCTTCCCTTCAATTCAACTGTGTTACGTAGCTGCTAgggttttatttctttctttctgtgaTTGTATTCGTGGTGTCTAGGCGGAATGACAAACCACTACTATGAAGAGGCGATGTCCCGAAAGATGGCCGCTGTAGAGAGGGGGAGGTGGGAGAGGGAGCATCGTGAGAAACAAAAAGCCTACTGGGCTCACTGGGATAAAGTTGAGGAGGAGCGAAAGGGCAGGGTAAGTTCCTTGAAGAGGCGCACCGCCAAATCGCGGCTGCTGgcaagagggagagggagacgaTCGATGACGATCTTGCGAAACTAGGAGCCTGCTGGGATCGATGTGCTCATCGTGCGAAGAATATGTACCGCACGGGGGTAATATACATGCCTCCTATGATGAATTTGTTCAATTCCTAGTTGTATTTCATTATTATTCGTTTTCAGATCCagatcgtctctctctctctccctgtgtgtgtgtgtgtgtttgtgcgTGTTTGATTATTCCTTTTGAGATCGAGATCGTCTTTTGATTTGATACTCCTACTCTTCTAATGTTTAGGTGTTTGAGGAACCGGTCGGACCACCTTTTCCTGATGAAGTTGATCAGGCTTATCCTGTGTACGGTGGAGTTTGTGAAATGGACATGAGAAAAGAGAAGTGGTGGGTTGACTACGACAAGTGTGCAAAACTTGCTGTCCACAAATACAACTCTTACTTTAAGGTCTGGTCTGCTATGTCTTATGATGATGACGACTCTCTCTAGTCTAGGTCCCCCTGTCCTCAGTGTTCAATCAATATTTTCTTGTTAGATTCAAACATTTATCGGCGTGCAGGGCACACGTCTTGGTGAACTGGAGTTCATCAAGACCTTGAAGGTGAGTTCTCAGATTGCTGCTGGGATGGTGTTCATCGTAACCTTTGAGGCCAAGCATCTTGCTGCTGTTGGAGCCAACGTTAGGACCTATCAAACAAAGGTGTTAAC contains the following coding sequences:
- the LOC131303630 gene encoding uncharacterized protein LOC131303630, which gives rise to MYRTGVFEEPVGPPFPDEVDQAYPVYGGVCEMDMRKEKWWVDYDKCAKLAVHKYNSYFKGTRLGELEFIKTLKVSSQIAAGMVFIVTFEAKHLAAVGANVRTYQTKVLTCGPRSTWWVMSLTLEPPSKDGEQGSGKFHAQCFWNEEGFPPCY